Genomic DNA from Roseburia intestinalis L1-82:
TCCATTACGGTTCTCTGACATTCCAGCTGAAACCGTTCAGTTTTAAACACACCGGACTTTTCCCGGAGCAGGCGGTAAACTGGGACTGGTTTTCCGATAAGATCCGTTCGGCAAAACGCCCGGTCAAAGTCTTAAATCTGTTCGCCTACACGGGCGGTGCCACACTTGCCGCTGCCGCTGCCGGAGCTTCGGTCACACATGTGGATGCCTCAAAAGGTATGGTCACCTGGGCAAAAGAAAACGCTGCATCCTCCGGTCTCTCGGATGCGCCGATCCGCTGGATCGTAGATGACTGTGTCAAATTCGTGGAGCGTGAGATCCGCCGCGGCAATCACTACGACGCGATCATCATGGACCCGCCTTCCTACGGAAGAGGCCCTAAAGGTGAGATCTGGAAAATCGAGGACTCCGTTTTTCCGCTGATCAAACTCTGCGCCCAGCTGCTGACAGACAAGCCTCTGTTTTTCCTTGTAAATTCTTACACAACGGGACTTCAGCCTGCAGTGCTGCGCTATATGATCGCCACTGCGTTAGAAAAATATGACGGAACCGTCACCGCAGATGAGATTGGACTGCCGGTGTCCTCCAATGGACTGGTGCTGCCTTGCGGGGCAAGCGGACGGTTTGAGGGGAAATAAAGACTACCCTGATTTTTTTATATAACTTTCTCAAAAAAGGAGTTCTGCATCAACAAAAGTTGTTGACGCAGAACTCCTTAACTTTTTACAACATCTTCTTCTTCCGAAGCACCAGCATCGTCACAATGCAAATCAGCAGTGTCAGAACACAGATGATCAGAAATCCGTGCGGTGTATTTGCAAACGGCATCCATTTTTCATTGACATTCATTCCATAGATACCGGAAATAACAGTCGGGATTGCCATGACGATCGTGATGGATGTCAGGTATTTCATGACATTGTTCAGACGATTATCAATGACAGATGACATCAATTCTCTGGTACCATTGATAATATCACGGTAAATGGATGTCATCTCGATTGCCTGCCGGTTCTCGACAATAACATCACCTAGCAGTTCCTTGTCCTCCGGGTACTGCTCTAAGCGCTTATACCTGGTCAGTCGGTCTAAGACCACGCCATTTGCACGCAGGGATGTCGCAAAGTAGACCAACGTAGACTCTAATTCGTGAAGGTCGATCAGATCGATATCCTCTGTATTTTTGCCGATCCGCTCCTCGATCTCCGTTCTTTTCTTATCGATGACACGCAGGTTCATCTGATAGTTTGTCGCCGTGCGGAACAAAATCTGATATACAAAACGCATTTTTTTCTTCGTGCTGAACTCTTTCACACGGTTGTTGACAAAGTTCTGCAATACCGGTGTATCATCGGTACAGACTGTCACGATCACATCCTGCGTTAAAATGATACCGAGTGGGATTGTCGTGTAACTCTGTTTTTCATGACGTATCTCAACCGTTGGAATATCGACTAAAATCAAAGTATAACCATCCTGAAGTTCGATACGGGAGCTCTCCTCCTCATCGAGTGCGGCCTGGATATCTTCGATATCTACATTCAATACTTCTGCAATCTCGGCACATTCCTGATGCGTCGGCTGGAGCATCTGCACCCATACGCCGTCCCCGATCTTTTCCTCTTCCTGGATCCGCTGATTATCCGTCTTAAAATATCTTATCATGGCATTTTCCTCAATTTCCCGGGATACTGCCATGTATCATGCCAGGTTTTTGCACATTACATTTTCCGGGAATCTTTCTATTCAATTTCTCTGTCATAAATGATCTGATATGCGTTTAAGCCCAGTTTCCTGCCAAACTTAACGCCTGCCTGTCTGATCTGACCACAGTAAGAAAAACCAAAGCGTTCATGCAGACGGATACTGACTTCATTTTCACTGGTAATCAGTGAAACAACTGTTCCGATCTGCGGGCACTCTTTGGCATATTGCAATGTTTTCTCCATGAGACTGCGGCCAATGCCACGCCCTCGATAACCCGCATGAATATAAATAGAGATCTCAACTGCAGGGTCAAAAGCCTTTCTTTCCCTGTAACGTGAAAGAGAGGCATAACCCGCGACTGTGCCTGCCTCTTCATATACAAAGATCACATACTGGCCTGTGTGTGCCTGAAACCACGCCAGACGATCCTCGTAATCCTTGATTTCCGTATCAAATGTTGCTGTTGTATGTAAAATGGCATCGTTGTAAATGTCCATCACTGCCGGAATGTCTTTTAACTCTGCTTTACGAATCATAATAATCCCCATTTTTGCGCATCTCAAGTTTGTGCGTAAGCACAAATCTTGCGTGTGAAAAATCTTATTTTTCACACTGATACCTCAACATTATTTATCATAGCACAGATTTTTATACGACGCCATGAAAAGTTTGTAAATTCCATGTAAATGAGATTTTGGGTTATCATTTATTTTTCATATTCTTCCCACAGCTTCCGCAAACGCTTCCAGATAAATATCTGCCTGCTCCCTGATCTTGTCCTGTTCCTTTTCACTTGCCGCATCATAAATACCAACCGTCACAAACCCGGCTTTTTTCGCCGTCCCGATCGCATAAAGTGCATCTTCAAACACCAGCGTGTGTTCCGGTTTTGTTCCAAGGAAATCAGAAGCCGCATGATAAATGTCCGGCTCCACTTTTCCTTTGCCGATTTCCGTGCAGGTAAATATCCGTTCAAAATAAGAAAGCAGGCCTGTGCGCTTTAATGCTGCCTCCACCATAGGGCGGTCTGTCGAGGTTGCCACGACCATTTTTATTCCTTCTGCCTGCAGTTTATCCAAAAACTCCCTCACGCCCTCTTTGGGCTGTACCTCTTTTTCATACGCAGTATAAACGATATTATTTACACCGGTCACGATCTCATCCGTCGATTCCGTGAGGTGGTAATTTTCTTTCACGTATTCCGCACCCTTTTGCATGCTCATGGAAAACAAAATCTCCGAAAGTTTTTCCCGCACCTCAATTCCTTTGTTCTGCAGATACCGCTCGCTGGCGTGTTCCCAGACCGGCATGGAATCAAGCAGTGTTCCGTCCATATCAAAAATTGCGCCCTGTATCAGCTCTGTTTTCATATTCATCCCTATTCTTGCATTTGTAGTTTTGCTTTTCTTCAATGTCAGACTCATGCATCTCAAAAATTTATTTACCATTAATGCCAGGTTCATGCATTTTGACTTACCTGCACACTTCCTCGGACAACTTCCTCAGTTCCTGTGCAGCTGCCCTGATATCCTTCTGCGCAAAGATAGCGCTGATCACAGCCACGCCGTCAATCCCCGTTCCCTTTAACTGTAAAATGTTGTCCCGGCTGATCCCGCCGATCGCAACCACGGGGATCTGTACTGCTGCACAGATTTCTTTTAACACCTCATGATCTAACGTTCCCACATCTTTTTTCGTGCCGCTTCCAAACACAGCACCGGAGCCAAGGTAAGTCGCCCCGCATTTTTCAGCGCGCAGCGCTTCCTCCACCGAGTGTGCCGAAACTCCGATGATCTTATCCTCTCCAAGTCTTTTTCGCACTTCCCCTGCCTCCATATCATCCTGTCCGACATGCACACCGTCCGCATCAATCTCCAATGCAAGATCCACGTTGTCATTAATGATAAACGGCACCTTGTACTCCCTGCACAGTTTTTGTATCTCTTTTGCCTCCTCTAAAAATGCCTGCTCCGAAAGATTTTTCTCGCGAAGCTGTAAAAAGGACACACCGCCCTCCAACGCCTGTCTGACCTGCTCATATAATGTCTGACCATTTAACCAGCTTCTGTCTGTTACCCCATATAATAATAACTGTTTTCTATCGAATCTCATAACGTGCTCCTCTCTCTAATATATCTCCATCCATACACGACACTGCATCCATCAGGCTCACACGGTAAGTTCCGCTGCCCGACTGTCCGCTTTTCTCCGCCGCAAGCTCCCCGGCATATCCCATCATGCAGACTGCTGCCGCCGCTGCCTGTAACTTATTTTCCGGATTCGCAGCAAGAAATGCGGTTAAAATACCGGACAGCTGACATCCTGCCCCGGTCACATGCCCCATCTGCGGATTACCATTTCGAATCACATAACAACTGCTGCCATCCGTGACCAGATCTATGGCTCCGGTGATGGCAACGATCGTCTGCAGTTTCTTTGACAGCATTTTTGCATTACTAATATGCTGTGCTAAATTTTCCTCTGTCACTGTATCTGCATTATCTGCGTCCACGCCTCTTCCAGAACCATCTATACCTGTAATTTTTCCACAATGATCTGATTTATCAGTAATTTTTTCCACATCCATTGTATCTGACACTGCCATATTTCCACTATTTTTTTCCTGTGTTCCACACAAAGATGCCAAGGTTTTGATCTCTGAAATATTTCCCCGGATCGCATCAAACCGTACTTCCTTTAAAAGCTGCTCCGCCGTCTGTTTCCGGAAACTGCTTGCACCGACTCCAACCGGATCTAACACCACAACATGTCCAAGTTTATTTGCCATTTTCCCCGCTTTTTGCATTGCAGGGATTTTCTTTTGATTTAGCGTTCCAAGATTTAGATTTAACCCCATGCAGTGTGCCGTGATTTCTTCTACCTCTGCCTCCTCATCTGCCATGATCGGACTTGCCCCGCATGCCAAAAGGACATTTGCAACATCATTTGCTGTCACATAGTTTGTTATATTATGGATCAACGGTGCCACGCACCGCACATTTTCCAGATACTCTTTCATAAATTTTCTCCATTATAAAATTCCACAGTAGATTTCACTGACAAAATTTCCTGCCCTGTGTTAACCACTTTTACGCACATTATACCTCATTTCCCCCTTCCCGCCTATGCGACTTTATGAATTTCTCATCTGTTTTTAAGATTTCCTTCATTTTCCAGTCAAGAAATGGTCACAATTATTCCGTATCATTAATAACATCAAAAGGAGCTGTTGAGTTTCGACTCGGTGGTTGGGGTTCTGTCAGTTCCGTCAAAAAACAATCCTGCCAGATTTTCCGGCAGGTTTACATATAAAAAGGACTTTAGAAAACATCTCCTCCGTTTTCTAAAGTCCTTTTCCATATACCGGTCCAATGAGCATTCACTATATTGCAGGCACGGATCCATATCCCATTTTATATACGATCAGATACAGGATCAGCAGATGCACCGGATAAAATGCGTAAAAGAAATATTTCATTCCAAAGCCACGTTTTCCATTGTAATAAAAGATTGGAACGAATGCAAACACTGCTGCCCATTCCCACCATACAAATGCCAGACATCCAAACACGACCTGCTGTATTCTGCTTCTCCGGAACAGGTAAAATACCATAATGCAGAGAACTCCGAGTGCGCCGTAATCCGTTGATAAAAACTCTGCCGCAAACATTCCGGCAAGGATTGCAATCGTAGATAATGCCGTCCGCTTCCAGACACTCCAGCGGCTCTGGTTCATCACCGCATCATACGCCATCATGGTAAGCAGACCCAGCAATAATGTAAAAAACACATTCTGATATCCGACTTCCAAAACTTTTCCGTTGAATGCCAGATCAAACGGGATCTCAGATACTGCCGCAAAACATCCCAGACGCAGTGCATATTTTTCCCGGTCTCTTGTATGCATAAATCCTTCTACCAGAAGAAAACAGAATATCGGAAACGCAATTCTTCCGATATTCCGCATCACACGATACAGCTGATAAAGGCCGTCATTATAGCCTCCGAATTTTAATATACGAATGATCACGGTTGCCGCAATATGATCGATCAGCATTGTTACGATCGCGATTATTTTTAATGCGCTTCCACTGAGTCCTTTTCTTTCCATGAAATCCCCTATCTGTCTCAAATTTCTCTCTTAACCGAAAAAAGAGAAAGACCCGTTCATCTTTCTCTTTTCCTGTTTTCATCTGGTACTAGCCTACAAATTCTTCTACACATCTGCGGTATGCTGCTACCGGATCATCTGCCTGAGTAATCGGTCTTCCGACTACGATATAGTCAGAACCAAGTTCTTTTGCCTTTGCCGGTGTTGTCACACGTTTCTGATCGCCAACATCGCCGTCTGCAAAACGGACACCCGGTGTAATGGTAAGGAATTTGTCTCCACATACCTCGTGTACTTTTCCTGCTTCAAGCGGAGAACATACAACGCCGTCTAATCCGGCTTCCATCGTATTCTTAGCATAATGCATAACAGTCTGGTCGATCGGTTTATCGATCCACAGTTCCTGCTGCATTACCTCTTCACTGGTGGAAGTAAGCTGTGTGACTGCGATCAGCAGTGGTCTTGTTCCATCTTCTCTCGTGAGTCCCTCGATGGCTGCCTGCATCATCGCCTTGGTACCTGCCGCATGTACGTTACACATATCCACGTCCAGTCCTGATAATACGGACATTGCTTTTTTAACGGTATTTGGAATGTCATGTAATTTTAAATCAAGGAAAATCTTGTGTCCCATCTGTTTGATCGTGCGGACGATCTCCGGTCCCTCTGCATAAAACAGCTCCATGCCGATTTTTACAAAAGGTTTTTCCTCTTTGAATTTTCCAAGAAAATTGATCACTTCTTCTTTGCTGTTAAAATCACATGCAATAATAACGTCTCTTCCCATATCTTCCTCCTGCTTTACCCTATCCGGTTTATTTTCCCATTGTCAAATGCAATCTATCGTCAAGAATTATACCCGTATAGCAGGTGTTTTGCAAGTCATTTCCATGCCTTAAGCGAGCTTAAAACGATTGATCGTCTCCATCAGGTCTTTTGCGATTGCCTGCAGCGTCTCGGTATGTTCGCTGATCTCTTCCATTGTAACATTTACCTGCTCGGTGGAAGCATTGACTTCCTCGGTTGCCGCTGCGGACTGCTCAGATACCGATGCGATCGTTCCCATCTTATCCACAACAAGATCTTTGTTGGCAGACATAGTGTCATTCAGGGCATTGATACGTTCCATACCGGAGCCTAACATTTCGATCTGTTTCATAATCTCGCCAAAGATCTCTTCCGTGCGGTTGATCGCCTCCTGCTGCTCAGTCTGCAGTACTTCATTTTCCTGCATCGTGGACTCAACCAGTTTTGATTTTTCCGTGATTTCCGTGATGATCTTCTTGATCTCATCCGTTGACTCTTTCGACTCATCCGCCAGTTTACGGATCTCATCTGCAACAACTGCAAAACCTTTTCCCATCTCTCCGGCTCTTGCTGCCTCAATACTTGCATTTAACGACAACAGGTTCGTCTGGGATGTGATGTCTGCGATCGTATCCGATATGTAAAAAATCTTATCAATACTCTCAACCATCTCATTCATAACCTCTAACGAAACTTTTGATTTTTCAGCTGTTTTTCCTGATTTTTCAATCAGATCTTTTACACTCTCAATTCCCTCGGTGCTGACTTCATTTGCCTTTTCTGTCATTCCATTCATGCCGGAAACATATTCTTTTGTCTCATCTAAGCTGTTCTTTAAATGCTCTACTTCCGTGTTGGCTTCCTGTGTACTTTCCGCCTGTTTTACCGCACCCTGCGCCACACTGTCGATTGCCTGTGTTACCTGCTCGATCGTTGTTTTTGTATTTCCAGCGACTTCTGAGATGCCTCCTGCAACTTCAAGAATATGGTTTGATTTATCCTCGACTGCATGGATCAGTTCGGACACATCATCCATCATACCGTTAAAGTTCGTCTCAAGCACACCAAACTCATCGCTTCTGGTAACTTTGATCTTCTCGGAAAAATCACCGCCCGCCACACGATGTGTCGCATTCTGGAGTTTTTTGATCTCGCGGTTAAAACTGAGCGCTGTCAGGACTGCGATCACACATCCAAAGATCAGACCGATCACACCGGCCATCAACGTTCCTATGTTAATGTTGATCAGGTTCTTCTGGTTTTCCTGATCACTGATACAGCCGAGCAGTCTCCATCCGGTAATGCGGTCTGTCATCGCCGTAATGGCACAGTCCCTTCCCTCTGCACGCATGGTATAAGATGCCTGCAATACGATATCATCCGCTGCCGGATCTTCATTTTCCTCCAGCTGTGCTTTCTGTTCTTCGAGTTTATCTAATTCTTCTGTTAACGGAGCAAAAAATTCGAGGTCAGCAACTGTACCATCTGCAAAAGTATTACTTTCGCTGTCAACCACGATATTTCCCTGCTCATCTACCAGCATAACAAATCCCGTATTTAAAAGTCTGATATTTTCCACATAGTCTGCCAGTGCAGATGCATCAATATCCATCGCAACAACGCCCTGGACAACATCTTTATATTTTACTTCCTGACATACCGTAATGATCTGCTCCCCGGTTTCTTCATCCACATACGGCGCAGTGATATAGCTGAAAATAGAATTTACTTTTGCTTTTCTTCCCTGACATGCGGTGTACCATTCTTTCCCGGAAAGGTCTTTATTTTCCACCGTGTTCATCGCTGTCTTTGAACCGTCAGCTTCGTATTGTACCCATCCGGTGATTGTTCTGCCATCATTTAAAGCATAATAGGCACGCACCGAACCATTTACGACTTTACAGGCTGCAACCAGTTCGTCGTTTACATTGTCAATATATTTATCATAGTTTTCCGGCTCAAGCAAAAGCTGTTTGATACTGTCTTTTCTCGTCAAAAGATCTACCGGTATACTGATCGTTTTCTCATATGTCTGCAGACTTGTCATCGCACTGTTTAGTGTCTGCTCACTCGTAAGCTGCATGTTACTGTTTAACACGCTCTCTACTTTACTGTGTGTCAGAAGTGCACAGATCAAAACACTTCCAAGAATCGCAGCCATAAACGCTGCGATCAGCTTCGCACTAAGACTTGTTTTTTTCTTCATTTATGAAATCCTCCTTCTTTCCTCGTTATGTAAGCGGTTACATTTTTTATTATAACATAGATATGACAAATAGGGAATATATTTTAAACAAAGAAAAACCGCCAACCCATGATCTCTCAAGGATTGACGGCTTCCCATCTCATAGTCGGCGCGACAGGATTTGAACCTGCGACCTCTGCGTCCCGAACGCAGCGCTCTACCAAGCTGAGCCACGCGCCGTAATCAAGTCGTCTTGAATCGTGCTTGATTATATTATCACATCTCTACGGAAATGTCCATACCTAATTTTATATTTTTTCAAATTTTTCTCTTAAACTCACTTGCAGAGTTAAATTCTACCCTTCTATGAAATTTAATCCTGTAAAAACATGCTGTTTCTTTTTACACATTACTATTCATATCAGTTTATACTAAATACCATGATGGGCTACACTTTTATTACATTAAGCAGATCCACCCGTTTTCTTTATCCAACTATCTGCAGCCGTCTTATATGTTATGGGCTATTTTTTTCAGCGTTCGTGTATTTCGCCCGTTCTCCCACTTCATTGCTTATGTTTTGGGTTATTTTTTTCCGCATTCATATATTTTGCCCATTTTTTCATGTATCCTCCTCTTTTATTTTCAAAATGGGTGAATTTCTTCATTTAACATCAAAATAGCCCTCGTTTTTTCGTTTTCATGGACTATTTTAAGTATTTCGACCTAATTTTCACCCATTTTGATTGAAAAATACTATAATTCAATAAAATTTCGGACTATTGGTTTCTGATATATATACCTTTCGCCCATTTGAATACCTATACATTGTTCATGTAAAATAATATTGAATCAGTAGTTCTACATACTCATAATCTAAAGGATTCTACAACTGTAACTTTGAATATACATTATGAGCATAATTTTCATTATCCATCATTCCAAAATGTTCCCAATAATACACTTCACCTGTAACAGGATGACGGATGGTGAAATCCGGATATATACTAACATTTTGAATCTGTAATAAACATTCATAACGAAATGGGATTTTGTGTTCGAATAACGCATTTATGATTAAAGCTTCAGATTTTGACCGGACCAGAATTCCGGGAATGGTTTTATGTATCAATTTTTGTGGTTCTTTCGGATTGTTTGTGTAAGAAGCATTTACCCACTCATCCAGTTCTTGCTTTAACGGTACATAGACTCCTGACAAAAGTTTCTGCAACTCTGGATGTTCCTCTACATGATATGAAGAAAATTCATCTAAGCTATATTGCTTCAGATAAATATCTATCCTTTTCTCCTCCTGCTTAAGTTTTCGCAGCCTGCTCTCTAAATATTTTCGTTTTACCAGTTGTTCCGCAAGTTTTCGTTCACTTTTGGAAATGTATTTTGTTTTACCCTTATCGGTATAATACCACTTATAGTACTTATTATTTCTCGTACAGAAAAATGTACCTGATGGAAGCACGTCAATCTGGCTTTGTAAGTCATTGATCCGATCCTCCACTTTTTGTTTTTCCTTCATCATTCGTTGATATAGCACAAAATAAGTCCTCCAATACTATTATTTTTATGCAATAATTCTAACACAGTGCTGTTTCCCTGCAAATCTACAATTTTAATTTCATTTAGATTTTCATTGAAATTGTTTCATTGATTTATTCATGATATAATAAGACTGCCGAGCGAAGCGAGTGTAGATCACGATCATGAAGCATTGCTTCATGATATAATGAGCGCAAGTGAGTCAACATGCTCGTATGATTGACGAACGGTGAATTGGATCATGTGCTGTTTTTGCACATGATATAATGAGCGCAAGT
This window encodes:
- a CDS encoding TraX family protein, whose amino-acid sequence is MERKGLSGSALKIIAIVTMLIDHIAATVIIRILKFGGYNDGLYQLYRVMRNIGRIAFPIFCFLLVEGFMHTRDREKYALRLGCFAAVSEIPFDLAFNGKVLEVGYQNVFFTLLLGLLTMMAYDAVMNQSRWSVWKRTALSTIAILAGMFAAEFLSTDYGALGVLCIMVFYLFRRSRIQQVVFGCLAFVWWEWAAVFAFVPIFYYNGKRGFGMKYFFYAFYPVHLLILYLIVYKMGYGSVPAI
- a CDS encoding HAD family hydrolase — protein: MNLALMVNKFLRCMSLTLKKSKTTNARIGMNMKTELIQGAIFDMDGTLLDSMPVWEHASERYLQNKGIEVREKLSEILFSMSMQKGAEYVKENYHLTESTDEIVTGVNNIVYTAYEKEVQPKEGVREFLDKLQAEGIKMVVATSTDRPMVEAALKRTGLLSYFERIFTCTEIGKGKVEPDIYHAASDFLGTKPEHTLVFEDALYAIGTAKKAGFVTVGIYDAASEKEQDKIREQADIYLEAFAEAVGRI
- a CDS encoding ATPase, producing MLYQRMMKEKQKVEDRINDLQSQIDVLPSGTFFCTRNNKYYKWYYTDKGKTKYISKSERKLAEQLVKRKYLESRLRKLKQEEKRIDIYLKQYSLDEFSSYHVEEHPELQKLLSGVYVPLKQELDEWVNASYTNNPKEPQKLIHKTIPGILVRSKSEALIINALFEHKIPFRYECLLQIQNVSIYPDFTIRHPVTGEVYYWEHFGMMDNENYAHNVYSKLQL
- the pyrF gene encoding orotidine-5'-phosphate decarboxylase yields the protein MGRDVIIACDFNSKEEVINFLGKFKEEKPFVKIGMELFYAEGPEIVRTIKQMGHKIFLDLKLHDIPNTVKKAMSVLSGLDVDMCNVHAAGTKAMMQAAIEGLTREDGTRPLLIAVTQLTSTSEEVMQQELWIDKPIDQTVMHYAKNTMEAGLDGVVCSPLEAGKVHEVCGDKFLTITPGVRFADGDVGDQKRVTTPAKAKELGSDYIVVGRPITQADDPVAAYRRCVEEFVG
- a CDS encoding GNAT family N-acetyltransferase → MIRKAELKDIPAVMDIYNDAILHTTATFDTEIKDYEDRLAWFQAHTGQYVIFVYEEAGTVAGYASLSRYRERKAFDPAVEISIYIHAGYRGRGIGRSLMEKTLQYAKECPQIGTVVSLITSENEVSIRLHERFGFSYCGQIRQAGVKFGRKLGLNAYQIIYDREIE
- the thiE gene encoding thiamine phosphate synthase, whose translation is MRFDRKQLLLYGVTDRSWLNGQTLYEQVRQALEGGVSFLQLREKNLSEQAFLEEAKEIQKLCREYKVPFIINDNVDLALEIDADGVHVGQDDMEAGEVRKRLGEDKIIGVSAHSVEEALRAEKCGATYLGSGAVFGSGTKKDVGTLDHEVLKEICAAVQIPVVAIGGISRDNILQLKGTGIDGVAVISAIFAQKDIRAAAQELRKLSEEVCR
- a CDS encoding class I SAM-dependent methyltransferase, translated to MWIANNWKDYEVIDCSCGEKLERWGNYTLVRPDPQVIWDTPKKEKGWKHMNAHYHRSKKGGGEWEFFDLPEQWSIHYGSLTFQLKPFSFKHTGLFPEQAVNWDWFSDKIRSAKRPVKVLNLFAYTGGATLAAAAAGASVTHVDASKGMVTWAKENAASSGLSDAPIRWIVDDCVKFVEREIRRGNHYDAIIMDPPSYGRGPKGEIWKIEDSVFPLIKLCAQLLTDKPLFFLVNSYTTGLQPAVLRYMIATALEKYDGTVTADEIGLPVSSNGLVLPCGASGRFEGK
- a CDS encoding magnesium transporter CorA family protein, encoding MIRYFKTDNQRIQEEEKIGDGVWVQMLQPTHQECAEIAEVLNVDIEDIQAALDEEESSRIELQDGYTLILVDIPTVEIRHEKQSYTTIPLGIILTQDVIVTVCTDDTPVLQNFVNNRVKEFSTKKKMRFVYQILFRTATNYQMNLRVIDKKRTEIEERIGKNTEDIDLIDLHELESTLVYFATSLRANGVVLDRLTRYKRLEQYPEDKELLGDVIVENRQAIEMTSIYRDIINGTRELMSSVIDNRLNNVMKYLTSITIVMAIPTVISGIYGMNVNEKWMPFANTPHGFLIICVLTLLICIVTMLVLRKKKML
- a CDS encoding methyl-accepting chemotaxis protein gives rise to the protein MKKKTSLSAKLIAAFMAAILGSVLICALLTHSKVESVLNSNMQLTSEQTLNSAMTSLQTYEKTISIPVDLLTRKDSIKQLLLEPENYDKYIDNVNDELVAACKVVNGSVRAYYALNDGRTITGWVQYEADGSKTAMNTVENKDLSGKEWYTACQGRKAKVNSIFSYITAPYVDEETGEQIITVCQEVKYKDVVQGVVAMDIDASALADYVENIRLLNTGFVMLVDEQGNIVVDSESNTFADGTVADLEFFAPLTEELDKLEEQKAQLEENEDPAADDIVLQASYTMRAEGRDCAITAMTDRITGWRLLGCISDQENQKNLININIGTLMAGVIGLIFGCVIAVLTALSFNREIKKLQNATHRVAGGDFSEKIKVTRSDEFGVLETNFNGMMDDVSELIHAVEDKSNHILEVAGGISEVAGNTKTTIEQVTQAIDSVAQGAVKQAESTQEANTEVEHLKNSLDETKEYVSGMNGMTEKANEVSTEGIESVKDLIEKSGKTAEKSKVSLEVMNEMVESIDKIFYISDTIADITSQTNLLSLNASIEAARAGEMGKGFAVVADEIRKLADESKESTDEIKKIITEITEKSKLVESTMQENEVLQTEQQEAINRTEEIFGEIMKQIEMLGSGMERINALNDTMSANKDLVVDKMGTIASVSEQSAAATEEVNASTEQVNVTMEEISEHTETLQAIAKDLMETINRFKLA
- a CDS encoding hydroxyethylthiazole kinase, which codes for MKEYLENVRCVAPLIHNITNYVTANDVANVLLACGASPIMADEEAEVEEITAHCMGLNLNLGTLNQKKIPAMQKAGKMANKLGHVVVLDPVGVGASSFRKQTAEQLLKEVRFDAIRGNISEIKTLASLCGTQEKNSGNMAVSDTMDVEKITDKSDHCGKITGIDGSGRGVDADNADTVTEENLAQHISNAKMLSKKLQTIVAITGAIDLVTDGSSCYVIRNGNPQMGHVTGAGCQLSGILTAFLAANPENKLQAAAAAVCMMGYAGELAAEKSGQSGSGTYRVSLMDAVSCMDGDILERGARYEIR